The proteins below come from a single Treponema phagedenis genomic window:
- a CDS encoding host-nuclease inhibitor Gam family protein produces the protein MAKYKPSTGKIESIEEVNSALKTIGLLEHELDLIDAKSNKEISAIKEKAAKDGEGKRKQIAELAAKIGAFAEYNRDELFIDKKTIELTFGTFGFRKSTSISIKTKTTVGLLEKLGLTDYIRLKKEADKEKMAELDDETLAQVDAVRKVKDTFFCEANKEEVNRDLLKSAG, from the coding sequence ATGGCGAAGTACAAACCGAGTACGGGAAAAATTGAATCGATTGAGGAAGTCAATAGCGCACTTAAAACTATCGGACTTCTCGAACATGAACTTGATTTAATTGACGCAAAATCAAATAAAGAGATAAGCGCAATTAAAGAAAAGGCAGCAAAGGACGGCGAGGGAAAGCGAAAGCAAATTGCAGAGCTTGCCGCAAAAATTGGAGCCTTCGCCGAATACAATCGTGATGAATTGTTCATCGATAAAAAAACGATTGAACTTACATTCGGAACTTTCGGATTTAGAAAATCGACAAGCATTAGTATTAAAACAAAAACGACAGTCGGTCTTCTGGAAAAACTCGGGCTGACCGATTATATTCGACTTAAAAAAGAAGCCGACAAGGAAAAGATGGCAGAGCTTGACGATGAAACGCTTGCACAAGTTGACGCCGTTCGAAAGGTAAAAGATACTTTCTTTTGCGAGGCAAATAAAGAAGAGGTTAATCGAGACCTTCTTAAAAGTGCCGGTTAA
- a CDS encoding regulatory protein GemA, with translation MRERKQKIALIHIAKKELGLNDENYRAILLNANINSASEIESEEQFKIIMRAFENLGFKRTLSNYEFKNKRSGGGANRLTSKQEYYIRGLWDLASRNRSERSLRAIVYRITGEYDISWLSKKDASKVILALRDICKKAGYNPDTKQS, from the coding sequence TTGAGAGAGCGAAAACAAAAAATTGCACTTATTCATATTGCAAAAAAAGAGCTTGGGTTAAACGATGAAAACTATCGCGCGATTCTTTTAAATGCTAATATAAATTCCGCAAGCGAAATAGAAAGCGAGGAGCAGTTTAAAATAATTATGCGCGCCTTTGAAAACTTAGGATTTAAGCGCACACTTTCTAATTATGAATTTAAAAATAAACGCTCAGGAGGCGGGGCTAATCGCTTAACTTCAAAACAAGAATACTATATACGGGGCTTGTGGGATTTAGCAAGCCGCAACCGAAGTGAGCGGAGCCTTCGGGCAATCGTGTATCGAATAACCGGCGAATACGATATTTCATGGCTTAGCAAAAAAGACGCAAGTAAGGTTATTCTTGCCTTACGAGATATTTGCAAAAAGGCAGGATATAATCCTGATACAAAACAAAGTTAA
- a CDS encoding helix-turn-helix domain-containing protein: MFLTPCECAQIMSEIENKEVSVRKVYYLLESFELLAVKIGNSCKITIQELEEYYERRDPRCAGIVRELAGNIKRQRGGGCFQRKPNHYPSIDIQEEFKCVQNPGRAGVEYQQVRFKKVYRKKRNDKQLEFCFSA; the protein is encoded by the coding sequence ATGTTTTTGACGCCCTGTGAATGTGCTCAAATTATGAGCGAAATTGAAAACAAAGAAGTATCGGTTAGGAAAGTGTATTACTTGCTTGAAAGTTTTGAATTACTTGCGGTTAAAATCGGTAATAGTTGCAAAATAACAATACAAGAATTGGAGGAGTATTATGAGCGAAGGGATCCGCGGTGTGCAGGAATTGTTAGAGAACTTGCCGGCAATATTAAGCGTCAAAGAGGTGGCGGATGTTTTCAACGTAAGCCAAATCACTATCCGTCGATTGATATACAAGAGGAATTTAAATGCGTACAAAATCCCGGGAGAGCGGGAGTGGAATATCAACAAGTCAGATTTAAAAAAGTTTATCGAAAGAAACGAAACGATAAACAATTAGAATTTTGTTTTTCAGCGTAA
- a CDS encoding peptidoglycan recognition protein family protein, which yields MNIEKQMLTVNPFSRPGQKLQEVKGVVIHWVANPGTSAQANRNYFESLKRQKKKDGARYASAHFIIGITGDVLQCLPIDEVAYHVGAWKYRDGIEYRLSSYPNNCTIGIELCHKNWTGAFTEETLASAIVLTATLLKQFSLNPQTDLYRHFDITGKDCPRYFIGNLGAWIDFKCAVEKYLISIL from the coding sequence ATGAATATTGAAAAACAAATGTTAACGGTAAATCCGTTTTCCCGTCCAGGGCAAAAGCTGCAAGAGGTTAAGGGAGTGGTTATTCACTGGGTTGCAAACCCCGGAACAAGTGCACAAGCAAACAGAAACTATTTTGAAAGTTTAAAGCGGCAGAAAAAAAAAGACGGAGCCAGATACGCTTCAGCACATTTTATCATCGGCATTACAGGCGATGTACTGCAATGTTTACCGATTGATGAAGTAGCCTATCATGTCGGCGCGTGGAAATATCGGGATGGCATTGAGTACCGTTTAAGTTCGTATCCGAATAATTGCACCATCGGCATTGAGCTTTGTCATAAAAATTGGACGGGTGCATTTACAGAGGAAACGCTTGCAAGTGCAATTGTACTTACCGCAACTTTGTTAAAACAATTTTCATTAAATCCGCAAACAGATTTATACCGGCATTTCGACATCACCGGTAAAGACTGTCCGCGATATTTTATCGGCAACCTCGGCGCATGGATTGATTTTAAATGTGCCGTTGAAAAATATTTAATAAGCATTTTATAA
- a CDS encoding phage protein Gp27 family protein has protein sequence MGAKSKAEEHGLVELIIEKWEGGKNTIVYVTEEVNKKIQELGLKVTLSREGIRRVIKSHKEEIEDAKKAIESAKAMAEVLKDYPGTEASEAVLMQMTSLISKDLRTIDSLEFEDPKELLLTTARIAEAQLKLSNYRTKAAKALEKAKGEIKKELQNAIKNDPELLQKLCAIVDKAEVK, from the coding sequence ATGGGCGCAAAAAGTAAAGCGGAAGAGCACGGACTCGTTGAACTTATCATTGAAAAATGGGAAGGCGGAAAAAACACAATCGTTTATGTTACTGAAGAAGTAAATAAAAAAATACAAGAGCTCGGCCTTAAGGTTACGTTAAGCCGCGAAGGCATTCGGCGGGTTATAAAATCTCACAAAGAAGAAATTGAAGATGCAAAAAAAGCGATTGAGTCTGCAAAGGCAATGGCGGAAGTTTTAAAAGACTATCCCGGCACCGAAGCAAGCGAAGCAGTCCTTATGCAAATGACAAGTCTCATCTCTAAAGATTTGCGTACAATCGATAGTTTGGAATTTGAAGACCCGAAAGAATTACTTTTAACTACTGCGCGCATTGCAGAAGCTCAATTAAAACTTTCAAACTACAGAACAAAAGCAGCAAAGGCATTGGAGAAAGCAAAAGGGGAAATTAAAAAAGAATTGCAAAATGCAATCAAAAACGATCCAGAACTTTTACAAAAGCTTTGCGCAATAGTGGATAAGGCAGAAGTAAAGTGA
- a CDS encoding phage portal protein family protein produces the protein MKNNLNIEIISPDKFEAVIAELPNPNEIISDKVSFYSLIDEMMLDSKIGSHLRLRKDIVTSFNFVIEQKNASDKVYEFVRDNLTSNLNWDNDVKEFLTAIEYGFAFSEVLWAQNDAGYWIPDSLRNKRPEQIFFKTEIIKTKQGQRSIWVPMLTKENRPLIEKCKFLIYRNNPRAENPYGFSDLLMCYWPWRFKQFGWEFWLKAAKKAGVPSIVALFESTNTEEARNAAQAISQTLSEMEGGAGLALSNVKDIKTLEMSGALQDHKVLIETCNQEISFALTTQSLSTQEGTYGTRSQAEVHDENLVRVCHGDAKAVQGVFQELINWMVAINFGEGVAAPSGYFDLKSYATFTEIMQAIQNKIPVSKEALYTRYGLPRPKDDEDTFIVEAPQAQGFMLADSNSKKKIQNSRSPVKIF, from the coding sequence ATGAAAAATAATTTAAACATTGAAATAATATCACCGGATAAATTCGAAGCGGTAATTGCCGAGCTTCCCAATCCGAATGAGATAATAAGCGATAAGGTAAGCTTCTATTCGCTTATCGATGAAATGATGCTTGATTCAAAAATCGGTTCGCATTTACGCTTGCGGAAAGATATTGTTACAAGTTTTAATTTTGTAATTGAGCAAAAAAACGCAAGCGATAAAGTATATGAGTTTGTGCGCGATAATCTTACCTCCAATCTTAATTGGGATAATGATGTAAAAGAGTTTTTAACCGCCATTGAATACGGTTTTGCGTTTTCAGAAGTCTTATGGGCCCAAAACGATGCGGGCTACTGGATTCCCGATTCACTTCGAAATAAAAGACCGGAGCAAATATTTTTTAAAACGGAAATTATAAAAACAAAACAGGGACAGCGTTCAATATGGGTTCCGATGTTAACAAAAGAGAATAGACCGCTTATCGAAAAATGTAAATTTTTAATTTACCGAAATAATCCGCGCGCTGAAAATCCCTACGGTTTTTCAGATTTGCTAATGTGTTATTGGCCGTGGCGATTTAAACAGTTTGGCTGGGAGTTTTGGCTTAAGGCTGCAAAAAAGGCTGGCGTTCCTTCTATTGTTGCATTGTTTGAAAGCACGAACACAGAGGAAGCAAGGAATGCAGCACAGGCTATTTCGCAAACCCTTTCAGAAATGGAAGGAGGCGCGGGCTTAGCTCTTTCTAATGTCAAAGATATTAAGACGCTTGAAATGAGCGGAGCTCTGCAAGACCATAAGGTATTAATTGAAACATGCAATCAAGAAATAAGCTTTGCGCTTACCACGCAATCGTTAAGCACGCAAGAGGGCACATATGGCACACGAAGTCAAGCAGAAGTGCACGATGAAAATTTAGTGCGAGTTTGTCATGGAGATGCAAAAGCGGTGCAAGGCGTATTCCAAGAATTAATTAATTGGATGGTTGCGATTAACTTCGGCGAAGGAGTAGCAGCACCGTCCGGTTATTTTGATTTAAAAAGCTATGCAACGTTTACGGAAATTATGCAGGCAATACAAAATAAAATCCCTGTTTCAAAAGAGGCCTTATACACTCGGTACGGTTTACCGCGCCCGAAAGATGATGAGGATACGTTTATTGTAGAGGCTCCGCAAGCGCAAGGCTTTATGCTTGCCGATTCAAACTCTAAAAAAAAAATTCAAAACAGCAGATCACCCGTAAAAATATTTTAG
- a CDS encoding phage minor head protein: MEPKFRFRAFTVARLSECDHIEDVRKRLIQALEKGEGWQESWEEIESFTKNIRKPFLPGYWETVYRTNVQTAYTAGRLTQYASNPPRAWELLVIQDGRTTDICNNIASIAGNGKALKADHPFWTVYGFPPYHFNCRTTIRAVYDYEAGAGTNIVEPSIDEIKKDFMPQEGFGGNPIENGDWWRLIESMEKRIEEYGIQEEVEEQAKEIGVQDYILTKEDIENTPFKTTPKSVGAMERRWYIKHQKTVYNPEYDAYDFDTFIKQGTYVKSIKVIAEGKEIRDVNRLIKTYKHQNGSFTKAKDWYKVRGTAILVNEDGDEYRAEIHWYQCKNIGKVEIKQKRIIKVIHEGSK; encoded by the coding sequence TTGGAGCCGAAGTTCCGCTTTAGAGCCTTTACGGTTGCACGCCTGAGCGAATGCGACCATATCGAAGATGTGCGTAAGCGATTAATTCAAGCTCTCGAAAAAGGCGAAGGATGGCAGGAGTCATGGGAAGAAATAGAAAGCTTTACCAAAAATATTAGAAAGCCTTTTTTACCCGGCTATTGGGAAACAGTTTATCGCACCAATGTGCAGACCGCTTATACCGCAGGCCGCCTCACTCAATACGCAAGTAATCCGCCTCGTGCGTGGGAGCTCTTAGTCATCCAAGACGGAAGAACAACCGACATATGCAACAACATCGCAAGCATTGCAGGCAACGGGAAAGCACTCAAGGCCGATCACCCGTTTTGGACGGTCTACGGATTCCCGCCATACCATTTTAACTGCCGCACCACAATCCGCGCCGTATACGATTATGAAGCGGGAGCAGGCACCAACATCGTAGAACCGTCAATAGACGAAATAAAAAAAGACTTTATGCCGCAAGAAGGCTTCGGCGGAAATCCAATCGAAAATGGCGATTGGTGGCGTTTAATTGAATCAATGGAAAAACGGATAGAAGAGTACGGCATACAAGAAGAGGTTGAAGAGCAGGCAAAGGAAATCGGTGTACAAGATTATATTCTTACAAAAGAAGATATAGAAAACACACCGTTTAAAACTACTCCTAAATCGGTTGGAGCAATGGAACGACGGTGGTATATTAAACATCAAAAAACCGTATATAATCCTGAATATGACGCATATGATTTTGATACTTTTATCAAACAGGGCACTTATGTAAAAAGTATAAAAGTAATTGCGGAAGGGAAAGAAATAAGAGATGTAAACAGACTTATAAAAACATATAAACATCAAAACGGGAGCTTTACAAAAGCAAAAGATTGGTATAAGGTGAGAGGTACGGCGATACTTGTGAATGAAGACGGTGATGAATATCGTGCTGAAATACACTGGTACCAATGTAAAAACATTGGAAAGGTTGAGATTAAACAAAAACGAATTATAAAGGTGATACATGAAGGTAGTAAATAA
- a CDS encoding DNA-methyltransferase: protein MKLTENIELLHGDCLDFLPKIPDESIQSIITDPPYFLGMTHNSQKGCFNDLAICKPFYEKLFKEYKRILKPDGCIYFFCDWRSYAFYYPLLDSVIQVKNLLVWKKHGRPSLNVYGSGHELIMFSGKIKKSYITNIIDDVASFNIGARKTNGEKIHPTQKPIELMEKFIFDSTDEGDVVLDSFMGSGTTGIACLNTNRRFIGMEIDDNYFNIAKNRLETAIKGQSKKAV, encoded by the coding sequence ATGAAATTAACCGAAAATATCGAACTACTGCATGGCGACTGTTTAGACTTTTTGCCGAAAATTCCGGATGAAAGCATACAGTCAATAATTACTGATCCGCCGTATTTTTTAGGCATGACTCACAATAGCCAAAAGGGTTGCTTTAATGATTTAGCTATTTGTAAGCCTTTTTATGAAAAGCTTTTTAAAGAATATAAGCGCATTTTAAAGCCTGACGGCTGTATATATTTCTTTTGCGATTGGCGCAGCTATGCTTTTTATTATCCGCTTCTTGATTCTGTTATACAGGTTAAAAATTTATTAGTCTGGAAAAAACACGGTCGGCCGTCTCTAAATGTTTACGGTTCAGGTCATGAACTTATTATGTTTTCCGGAAAAATTAAAAAGTCCTACATAACAAATATAATTGATGATGTAGCCTCGTTTAATATCGGAGCGAGAAAAACAAACGGCGAAAAAATACACCCGACGCAAAAACCGATAGAACTAATGGAAAAATTTATTTTTGACAGCACCGATGAAGGCGATGTCGTATTGGATTCGTTTATGGGTTCCGGCACAACCGGCATTGCGTGCCTGAATACAAACCGCCGATTTATCGGCATGGAAATTGACGATAATTATTTTAATATCGCAAAAAACAGACTGGAAACCGCGATAAAAGGGCAATCAAAAAAAGCGGTTTAA
- the metK gene encoding methionine adenosyltransferase — MKRPKKIFTSESVGEGHPDKLCDQISDAVLDACLRDDSSSHVACETFASNALILIGGEITTNTFVDVQQIARDIARDIGYTNAEFGLDCDSMAVINMIHNQSPDIAQGVKGSGLQEFAGQQGAGDQGMMFGFACSETPELMPAPIMYAHAVLKKAAALRKSKQIDWLRPDSKTQITVEYEGFKPIRIKTVVLSHQHNPTPSYSLIKNTLIEEIIKPVLEPSGLLDNDTEFFINPTGRFVIGGPAGDTGLTGRKIIVDTYGGMGRHGGGAFSGKDPSKVDRSAAYMARYVAKNIVAAGFAERCEVQFAYAIGVPFPISVRVDTFGTETVPEEKIEKAIEKSFDLSPAGIIKALDLYKPVYQKTSIYGHFGKPEFTWEKTDKTEELKKNIG; from the coding sequence ATGAAACGACCGAAAAAAATCTTTACATCTGAATCTGTTGGCGAAGGGCATCCGGATAAACTCTGCGATCAAATATCGGATGCAGTACTTGATGCGTGCTTGCGTGATGATTCTTCAAGTCATGTTGCCTGCGAAACATTTGCTTCTAACGCATTGATATTAATAGGCGGAGAAATTACCACAAACACTTTTGTCGATGTACAACAAATAGCACGAGATATTGCACGAGATATTGGATACACGAATGCCGAGTTTGGTTTAGATTGTGATTCCATGGCGGTTATAAATATGATTCATAATCAATCTCCGGATATTGCGCAAGGAGTAAAAGGCTCCGGTTTACAAGAATTTGCCGGTCAACAAGGAGCCGGCGATCAGGGAATGATGTTTGGCTTTGCCTGCTCGGAAACCCCGGAACTTATGCCTGCCCCGATAATGTATGCTCATGCAGTGTTAAAAAAAGCGGCAGCATTGCGAAAATCAAAACAAATTGATTGGCTGCGGCCCGATTCAAAAACTCAAATAACCGTAGAATACGAAGGTTTTAAACCTATACGAATAAAGACCGTTGTGCTTTCCCATCAGCATAATCCAACTCCTTCATATTCGCTGATAAAAAATACACTCATTGAAGAAATTATTAAACCTGTTTTGGAACCGTCCGGTTTATTGGATAACGATACCGAGTTTTTCATCAATCCGACCGGACGTTTTGTAATCGGAGGTCCTGCCGGAGATACCGGTTTAACAGGAAGAAAAATTATTGTAGATACATACGGAGGAATGGGGCGACACGGCGGAGGCGCTTTTTCCGGTAAAGATCCGTCAAAGGTGGACAGATCTGCAGCCTATATGGCAAGATATGTTGCAAAAAATATTGTAGCCGCAGGTTTTGCTGAGCGATGCGAAGTACAATTTGCCTATGCAATCGGAGTCCCCTTCCCTATTTCAGTCAGAGTTGATACTTTTGGAACAGAAACAGTCCCTGAAGAAAAGATAGAAAAAGCGATAGAAAAATCTTTTGATTTAAGTCCTGCGGGAATTATCAAAGCACTTGATTTATATAAGCCGGTATACCAAAAAACATCAATATATGGGCATTTCGGCAAGCCGGAATTCACGTGGGAAAAAACCGATAAAACTGAAGAATTGAAAAAAAACATCGGCTAG
- a CDS encoding isoamylase early set domain-containing protein, whose translation MALHKSYSAKEDICKVKFELPAEVTEGVRKVALVGDFNNWQTSADLLKKNKKGIFSITLKLKRGEYQFRYLIDDCRWENDWAADNYVPSNCGAADNSVVIV comes from the coding sequence ATGGCACTACACAAAAGCTATTCGGCAAAAGAGGATATTTGTAAGGTTAAATTTGAACTCCCGGCTGAAGTAACAGAAGGAGTAAGAAAAGTTGCCTTGGTAGGAGATTTTAACAACTGGCAAACTTCTGCTGATTTATTAAAAAAGAATAAAAAAGGAATTTTTTCAATTACTCTTAAGTTAAAAAGAGGTGAATATCAATTCAGATACTTAATTGATGATTGTCGATGGGAAAACGACTGGGCGGCAGATAACTATGTGCCGTCAAACTGCGGAGCGGCAGATAATTCCGTTGTGATTGTTTAA
- a CDS encoding VOC family protein encodes MKMKSVVIRTKDMDKSLGFYEKILHFTFVSMISPQPGKRIAFLTEPESGTQIELLHNEAANLVKGGRISLTFIVDQIAETEKYLVSNNVRIISPPRTIRGGKKILTAVDPNDIELDFIEE; translated from the coding sequence ATGAAGATGAAAAGCGTTGTTATTCGAACAAAGGATATGGACAAGTCGCTTGGATTTTATGAAAAAATATTGCACTTTACATTTGTTTCAATGATTTCTCCGCAGCCCGGAAAACGTATCGCTTTTTTAACAGAACCTGAAAGCGGAACGCAAATAGAACTTCTTCATAATGAAGCTGCAAATTTGGTTAAGGGTGGAAGGATTTCTCTTACTTTCATTGTAGACCAAATTGCAGAAACAGAGAAATATCTTGTGTCAAACAATGTGCGAATTATTTCGCCCCCGCGCACTATACGCGGAGGAAAGAAAATTCTTACCGCTGTAGATCCCAACGATATCGAGCTTGATTTTATTGAAGAATAG
- a CDS encoding haloacid dehalogenase-like hydrolase, translating to MKNKFLGKRQLVTGVSLVCMLLFLSCASKPAETNSAEALLKQGNWEPANRARLVELIQKNANSGAYAVFDWDFTCIFQDTQESLFRYQIDNLLFKLTPEEFHTAIRVDVPKKNFSSDYVNVKGEEINIESIGADLDSAYTYIYNNYEGLNGKKSLQEIKATEEYKDFRGKLAFLYEAIGGSFSAEIAYPWVLYLFTGMTTQDVDEVTQKANDYALTQPIARYSIESSDVLTGKAGKVSLSGYKQGLRVQPETQNLMKALMQNGIEVYICSASLEDVVRVFASNPKYGYNVKPENVIGMRLEKDAAGKYLPVYKKDYPQTQSAGKTKAIKSEIAPKHNNQGPVFVAGDSNGDYDMAVDFPESTELVLVMNRVRKSSDRISKLSKLAVEETGKADAKVILQGRDENKGVFIPYQGSYPFGKKTIEVLSSK from the coding sequence ATGAAAAACAAATTTTTAGGAAAGCGGCAGCTCGTTACCGGTGTATCACTGGTATGTATGTTGTTGTTTTTATCTTGTGCAAGCAAGCCTGCTGAAACAAATTCTGCAGAAGCTTTACTTAAGCAAGGAAACTGGGAACCCGCTAATAGGGCGCGATTAGTGGAGCTTATTCAAAAAAATGCAAACAGTGGCGCCTATGCTGTTTTTGATTGGGACTTTACCTGTATCTTTCAGGATACACAGGAATCTCTTTTTCGCTATCAAATTGATAATCTTCTCTTTAAGTTAACTCCGGAAGAATTTCATACTGCAATCAGAGTTGATGTGCCTAAGAAAAATTTTTCTTCTGACTATGTTAATGTGAAGGGCGAGGAAATCAATATTGAATCAATCGGAGCAGATCTTGATTCCGCTTATACCTATATCTACAACAACTATGAAGGGCTTAACGGAAAAAAATCTTTGCAAGAAATAAAAGCGACAGAAGAGTACAAAGACTTTAGAGGAAAGCTGGCCTTTTTATACGAGGCAATCGGAGGAAGTTTTTCTGCTGAAATCGCATACCCCTGGGTGCTCTATTTATTTACAGGGATGACTACACAAGACGTAGATGAAGTTACACAAAAAGCAAATGACTATGCGCTTACTCAACCGATTGCCCGATATTCAATTGAATCAAGTGATGTGCTTACCGGCAAGGCAGGGAAGGTTTCGTTAAGCGGATATAAACAAGGTTTGCGAGTGCAACCTGAAACACAAAACTTAATGAAGGCTTTAATGCAAAATGGAATTGAAGTATATATCTGCTCCGCATCACTTGAAGATGTGGTACGGGTTTTTGCATCTAATCCAAAATACGGTTACAATGTAAAACCTGAAAACGTTATTGGAATGCGATTAGAAAAAGACGCTGCAGGGAAATATCTTCCGGTGTATAAAAAAGATTATCCCCAAACACAAAGTGCGGGAAAAACAAAGGCAATTAAATCGGAGATTGCTCCAAAGCATAATAATCAAGGTCCCGTTTTTGTTGCGGGAGACAGTAACGGTGATTATGATATGGCCGTCGACTTTCCCGAATCAACAGAGTTAGTTCTTGTTATGAATAGAGTTCGAAAATCTTCAGATCGTATTTCAAAACTTTCTAAACTTGCGGTTGAAGAAACAGGTAAAGCTGACGCAAAAGTAATTTTGCAAGGACGAGATGAAAACAAAGGAGTTTTTATTCCTTATCAAGGTTCTTATCCGTTCGGAAAAAAAACAATTGAGGTGTTGAGCTCGAAATAA